In Leguminivora glycinivorella isolate SPB_JAAS2020 chromosome 19, LegGlyc_1.1, whole genome shotgun sequence, a single genomic region encodes these proteins:
- the LOC125236507 gene encoding glucose dehydrogenase [FAD, quinone]-like isoform X2 translates to MANLIRNNSLSCILSGVVSQQPSLFDAVTGLLRDTNNLYLGEPPDAEELFSEYDFVIIGAGTAGCVLSNRLTEVEDFKVLLIEAGGSEQLFMDIPVMATMLQFTDANWDYRTEPQRAGCMGMRDGRCSWPRGRVVGGSSVLHSMMHTRGNRKDYDRWAANGNPGWDYASILKYFKKSENIQIPELRKDKVYHSTKGEMTLQYPSWRTRLSDAFLQAGVETGGRIVDYNGEKQIGYSIIQFTMNNGTRMSASRAFLHPIKYRKNFHVAKNAMVTRILIDPWTKRAYGVEFRKGGRRYIVKASREIILSAGAINSPQILMISGIGPKQHLTEMNITTVVDLPVGYNLQDHWALGGLTFVINTTDSIRSERVATFSNILEYFSHHTGPLSAPSGTEAIAFIDTNNPNDLDGYPDLELLFVAGSLVSQPSYKQAFAIDDRIYDKVYGPIQDRDTWMVFPMLLLPESKGRIMLKNKNPYTKPLIYANYFSDGGHDQKVILHGIRKIIQLSKTKAFQKFGSRLHDIPLPNCAHHKFNSDSYWYCAMKTITNTIYHHCCTAKMGPREDPGAVVDARLKVYGIKGLRVVDASIMPHVPAAHTNAPTLMIAEKAADMIKEDWGIRIKPL, encoded by the exons ATGGCGAATCTCATAAGGAACAACAG TTTATCATGCATACTCAGCGGGGTGGTCTCCCAGCAGCCGTCACTCTTCGATGCAGTGACAGGTCTACTCCGTGATACAAACAACTTGTACCTTGGGGAGCCTCCTGACGCTGAAGAGCTTTTCTCGGAGTACGATTTCGTCATCATAGGAGCTGGAACTGCTGGATGTGTGCTTAGCAATCGACTTACAGAAGTAGAAGACTTCAAG GTCCTTCTTATAGAAGCAGGCGGCAGCGAGCAGCTATTCATGGATATTCCTGTGATGGCCACGATGTTACAATTCACCGACGCCAATTGGGACTATCGAACAGAGCCacag AGAGCTGGCTGCATGGGCATGCGTGACGGCCGGTGCTCCTGGCCCCGAGGCCGCGTGGTGGGAGGCTCCTCGGTCCTGCACTCCATGATGCACACCAGGGGCAACAGGAAAGACTACGACCGGTGGGCGGCGAATGGCAACCCAG GATGGGACTACGCTTCAATTCTAAAATACTTCAAGAAATCTGAAAACATTCAAATACCAGAACTAAGAAAGGATAAAGTGTACCATTCAACAAAGGGAGAAATGACCCTTCAGTACCCCAGTTGGAGGACTCGACTCTCAGACGCGTTCCTGCAAGCGGGCGTCGAGACTGGCGGGAGAATCGTGGACTACAACGGTGAAAAACAAATCGGATATTCCATCATACAATTTACGATGAACAATGGAACACGCATGAGTGCAAGTCGGGCTTTCCTTCACCCcataaaatatagaaaaaacTTCCACGTTGCCAAAAATGCTATGGTGACGCGTATTTTGATTGATCCTTGGACTAAGCGAGCATACGGTGTAGAATTTCGCAAAGGAGGTCGCCGGTACATCGTGAAGGCGTCGCGAGAAATAATTCTATCAGCTGGTGCCATCAACTCTCCTCAAATATTAATGATCAGCGGAATAGGCCCCAAACAGCACTTGACGGAGATGAACATCACGACAGTTGTCGATTTACCCGTAGGATATAATCTCCAAGACCACTGGGCATTGGGCGGTCTGACTTTTGTGATAAATACAACGGATTCTATTAGATCCGAACGCGTGGCTACATTTAGCAATATTCTAGAATATTTCAGTCATCACACCGGGCCGTTGTCAGCGCCGAGCGGAACCGAAGCCATCGCTTTTATCGACACGAACAACCCGAACGATCTCGATGGCTATCCTGACTTGGAACTGCTGTTCGTAGCAGGCTCATTGGTTAGCCAACCGTCGTACAAACAAGCCTTCGCTATTGATGATCGTATCTACGACAAAGTTTACGGGCCAATTCAAGATCGCGACACGTGGATGGTGTTCCCGATGCTTCTTCTCCCGGAATCAAAAGGTCGGATAATGTTGAAGAATAAAAACCCTTACACAAAGCCGCTCATCTACGCAAACTACTTTTCAGATGGAGGACACGACCAAAAGGTTATATTACAtggtataagaaaaataattcAGCTATCGAAGACTAAAGCGTTTCAAAAGTTTGGGAGCAGATTGCACGATATTCCGTTGCCGAATTGTGCGCATCACAAGTTTAACTCGGACTCGTATTGGTACTGCGCAATGAAGACTATAACGAATACGATTTATCATCATTGTTGTACGGCTAAGATGGGCCCGAGGGAGGACCCTGGGGCTGTTGTGGATGCTAGACTGAAGGTGTACGGCATTAAAGGGCTGAGGGTAGTGGACGCGAGCATTATGCCGCACGTTCCCGCGGCGCACACCAACGCCCCGACTTTGATGATTGCTGAGAAGGCAGCTGATATGATCAAGGAGGACTGGGGTATACGTATCAAGCCGCTTTAA
- the LOC125236507 gene encoding glucose dehydrogenase [FAD, quinone]-like isoform X1 encodes MFFIKVFSNNTKYQWIIFLSLSCILSGVVSQQPSLFDAVTGLLRDTNNLYLGEPPDAEELFSEYDFVIIGAGTAGCVLSNRLTEVEDFKVLLIEAGGSEQLFMDIPVMATMLQFTDANWDYRTEPQRAGCMGMRDGRCSWPRGRVVGGSSVLHSMMHTRGNRKDYDRWAANGNPGWDYASILKYFKKSENIQIPELRKDKVYHSTKGEMTLQYPSWRTRLSDAFLQAGVETGGRIVDYNGEKQIGYSIIQFTMNNGTRMSASRAFLHPIKYRKNFHVAKNAMVTRILIDPWTKRAYGVEFRKGGRRYIVKASREIILSAGAINSPQILMISGIGPKQHLTEMNITTVVDLPVGYNLQDHWALGGLTFVINTTDSIRSERVATFSNILEYFSHHTGPLSAPSGTEAIAFIDTNNPNDLDGYPDLELLFVAGSLVSQPSYKQAFAIDDRIYDKVYGPIQDRDTWMVFPMLLLPESKGRIMLKNKNPYTKPLIYANYFSDGGHDQKVILHGIRKIIQLSKTKAFQKFGSRLHDIPLPNCAHHKFNSDSYWYCAMKTITNTIYHHCCTAKMGPREDPGAVVDARLKVYGIKGLRVVDASIMPHVPAAHTNAPTLMIAEKAADMIKEDWGIRIKPL; translated from the exons atgttctTTATTAAGGTATTCAGCAATAACACAAAATATCAGTGGATCATCTTCTTAAG TTTATCATGCATACTCAGCGGGGTGGTCTCCCAGCAGCCGTCACTCTTCGATGCAGTGACAGGTCTACTCCGTGATACAAACAACTTGTACCTTGGGGAGCCTCCTGACGCTGAAGAGCTTTTCTCGGAGTACGATTTCGTCATCATAGGAGCTGGAACTGCTGGATGTGTGCTTAGCAATCGACTTACAGAAGTAGAAGACTTCAAG GTCCTTCTTATAGAAGCAGGCGGCAGCGAGCAGCTATTCATGGATATTCCTGTGATGGCCACGATGTTACAATTCACCGACGCCAATTGGGACTATCGAACAGAGCCacag AGAGCTGGCTGCATGGGCATGCGTGACGGCCGGTGCTCCTGGCCCCGAGGCCGCGTGGTGGGAGGCTCCTCGGTCCTGCACTCCATGATGCACACCAGGGGCAACAGGAAAGACTACGACCGGTGGGCGGCGAATGGCAACCCAG GATGGGACTACGCTTCAATTCTAAAATACTTCAAGAAATCTGAAAACATTCAAATACCAGAACTAAGAAAGGATAAAGTGTACCATTCAACAAAGGGAGAAATGACCCTTCAGTACCCCAGTTGGAGGACTCGACTCTCAGACGCGTTCCTGCAAGCGGGCGTCGAGACTGGCGGGAGAATCGTGGACTACAACGGTGAAAAACAAATCGGATATTCCATCATACAATTTACGATGAACAATGGAACACGCATGAGTGCAAGTCGGGCTTTCCTTCACCCcataaaatatagaaaaaacTTCCACGTTGCCAAAAATGCTATGGTGACGCGTATTTTGATTGATCCTTGGACTAAGCGAGCATACGGTGTAGAATTTCGCAAAGGAGGTCGCCGGTACATCGTGAAGGCGTCGCGAGAAATAATTCTATCAGCTGGTGCCATCAACTCTCCTCAAATATTAATGATCAGCGGAATAGGCCCCAAACAGCACTTGACGGAGATGAACATCACGACAGTTGTCGATTTACCCGTAGGATATAATCTCCAAGACCACTGGGCATTGGGCGGTCTGACTTTTGTGATAAATACAACGGATTCTATTAGATCCGAACGCGTGGCTACATTTAGCAATATTCTAGAATATTTCAGTCATCACACCGGGCCGTTGTCAGCGCCGAGCGGAACCGAAGCCATCGCTTTTATCGACACGAACAACCCGAACGATCTCGATGGCTATCCTGACTTGGAACTGCTGTTCGTAGCAGGCTCATTGGTTAGCCAACCGTCGTACAAACAAGCCTTCGCTATTGATGATCGTATCTACGACAAAGTTTACGGGCCAATTCAAGATCGCGACACGTGGATGGTGTTCCCGATGCTTCTTCTCCCGGAATCAAAAGGTCGGATAATGTTGAAGAATAAAAACCCTTACACAAAGCCGCTCATCTACGCAAACTACTTTTCAGATGGAGGACACGACCAAAAGGTTATATTACAtggtataagaaaaataattcAGCTATCGAAGACTAAAGCGTTTCAAAAGTTTGGGAGCAGATTGCACGATATTCCGTTGCCGAATTGTGCGCATCACAAGTTTAACTCGGACTCGTATTGGTACTGCGCAATGAAGACTATAACGAATACGATTTATCATCATTGTTGTACGGCTAAGATGGGCCCGAGGGAGGACCCTGGGGCTGTTGTGGATGCTAGACTGAAGGTGTACGGCATTAAAGGGCTGAGGGTAGTGGACGCGAGCATTATGCCGCACGTTCCCGCGGCGCACACCAACGCCCCGACTTTGATGATTGCTGAGAAGGCAGCTGATATGATCAAGGAGGACTGGGGTATACGTATCAAGCCGCTTTAA